Proteins encoded in a region of the Puniceicoccus vermicola genome:
- a CDS encoding ABC transporter permease, which produces MNGFRSLWLIARHTWTEVVLSRVFTIFGLLAAALIGASIFLTNFHFGSAEIRFINDLGQGAISLFGSILVVTLGAQLFFREIEQRTVLPILARPVTRSQFLLGKFLGTLAPILIFVLGMLVLVSILLWWRSHSLTDDPSINKATLSGVLSEAWISGLFQILKFFVLGSMVFAVASFANSFSYTVSMGFALFFAAHLVHLAIDFYQSGEGILYTVLGFFFAYFLPDFRIFNEPPVDPEYLRTIGYAAIYTVVYLGIAVGFFHRREL; this is translated from the coding sequence ATGAATGGTTTTCGTTCGCTCTGGCTCATTGCCCGCCACACTTGGACCGAGGTCGTCCTCTCGCGGGTATTCACGATTTTCGGTCTCTTGGCTGCGGCGCTCATTGGTGCCTCCATCTTCCTGACCAATTTCCACTTCGGCTCGGCGGAGATCCGTTTCATCAACGATCTGGGGCAGGGGGCCATTTCCCTCTTTGGCTCGATTCTGGTGGTCACCCTGGGAGCGCAGTTGTTCTTCCGGGAGATCGAGCAGCGGACCGTCCTTCCCATTCTGGCCCGTCCGGTCACCCGCTCCCAGTTCCTGCTCGGGAAGTTTCTGGGCACCTTGGCGCCAATCCTCATTTTCGTCCTCGGGATGCTGGTTCTGGTCAGCATCCTCCTCTGGTGGCGCAGTCATTCCCTTACGGATGATCCGAGCATCAATAAAGCGACGCTGTCCGGGGTCCTTTCGGAGGCGTGGATTTCCGGACTCTTCCAGATCCTGAAGTTCTTCGTGCTGGGTAGCATGGTCTTTGCCGTGGCATCCTTTGCGAATTCTTTCAGTTACACCGTATCAATGGGTTTCGCCCTCTTCTTTGCGGCGCACCTCGTCCACCTCGCCATTGATTTCTATCAGTCGGGGGAAGGCATCCTCTATACGGTGTTGGGCTTCTTTTTCGCCTACTTCCTTCCGGATTTCCGAATCTTCAACGAGCCGCCCGTCGATCCCGAATACTTGCGGACCATTGGTTATGCGGCGATCTACACCGTAGTCTATTTGGGGATCGCGGTGGGATTCTTCCACCGCCGGGAGTTGTAG